A single genomic interval of Nonomuraea rubra harbors:
- a CDS encoding sensor histidine kinase has protein sequence MWIAVSISLLVPVAVAAAVLSRPSLGSRLPALTCVAAAGSLAVTLAHVISPAQPEPGAAALGMIESLALMALVGLVIRYAPARRATVAASAAGMAAATWLLRFFAPASPLEGLGACVFWGLGALLAAVVGGYLRFLDVRQTRAVADTRTALRLQLARDLHDFVAHDISEMVAHAQAGKVAGDPVQALERVEAAGQRAMSMLDRTLDMLHHNRLPNSTGDLSGIREAAERFSAAGPAPVHLRMDPEVTVPAETAALAYRIVIEGLTNVRRHAPQASRVDLSICAGAGLLEITMTNDGVRRARSGRRGGSGLPGLTALVEEQGGELVTQAVSDGWSMTAHLPLAQSPECPPASSSPTTRKASEAPSA, from the coding sequence ATGTGGATTGCCGTGTCGATATCGCTGCTGGTTCCCGTAGCAGTGGCGGCCGCGGTGCTGTCGCGGCCGTCGTTGGGGTCGCGTCTGCCTGCGCTGACGTGTGTGGCCGCGGCCGGGTCGCTGGCCGTCACGCTGGCTCACGTCATCAGCCCTGCACAGCCCGAGCCGGGCGCCGCCGCACTGGGGATGATCGAGAGCCTGGCGCTCATGGCGCTGGTCGGCCTGGTCATCCGGTACGCGCCGGCACGGCGGGCGACTGTGGCCGCGTCTGCGGCAGGCATGGCCGCGGCCACGTGGCTGCTGCGTTTCTTCGCTCCTGCCTCGCCGCTGGAAGGGCTGGGCGCGTGCGTGTTCTGGGGGTTGGGTGCGCTCCTGGCCGCCGTTGTGGGAGGTTACCTGCGTTTTCTCGATGTACGGCAGACCCGCGCCGTGGCCGACACCCGCACCGCGTTGCGGCTGCAGCTGGCCAGAGACCTACACGACTTCGTCGCCCATGACATCAGCGAAATGGTGGCGCACGCCCAAGCCGGCAAGGTCGCGGGCGACCCGGTGCAGGCGCTCGAACGCGTCGAAGCGGCAGGCCAGCGCGCCATGTCGATGCTGGACCGCACCCTGGACATGCTCCACCACAACCGGCTCCCCAACTCTACCGGTGACCTCAGCGGCATACGCGAGGCGGCCGAACGCTTCTCCGCCGCTGGTCCCGCGCCGGTCCACCTGCGCATGGACCCGGAGGTGACGGTCCCGGCGGAGACCGCGGCCCTGGCCTACCGGATCGTGATCGAAGGACTCACCAACGTCCGGCGGCACGCGCCGCAGGCCAGCCGCGTCGACCTGAGCATCTGCGCTGGGGCCGGCCTCCTGGAGATCACGATGACCAACGATGGCGTGAGACGAGCGCGAAGCGGCCGACGCGGCGGGTCCGGCCTGCCAGGCCTGACCGCCCTCGTGGAGGAACAGGGCGGCGAACTGGTGACGCAGGCCGTATCGGATGGGTGGTCGATGACCGCGCACCTGCCGCTGGCACAATCGCCGGAGTGTCCACCCGCATCCTCATCGCCGACGACCAGGAAGGCATCCGAAGCGCCTTCCGCATGA
- a CDS encoding response regulator gives MSTRILIADDQEGIRSAFRMILDAQPDMTVVAEAADGRTAIDTAKAIKPDVVLADIRMPGADGIEVARALADTDIHVVIVTTFHLDEYVHAALRHGAAGFILKRSGPTLLIEAIRAAMNGDMLISPQLTVRLLRQQGLPHETPTVVLTEREDDIVALLAHGRTNAEIAAELFISPGTVKNHIAAIQRKTGARNRVAIAAWAWATGRAEP, from the coding sequence GTGTCCACCCGCATCCTCATCGCCGACGACCAGGAAGGCATCCGAAGCGCCTTCCGCATGATCCTCGACGCCCAGCCCGACATGACGGTCGTGGCCGAGGCCGCCGACGGCCGCACCGCGATCGACACCGCCAAGGCGATCAAACCCGACGTCGTGCTCGCCGACATCCGGATGCCCGGAGCCGACGGCATCGAGGTGGCCCGTGCCCTGGCCGACACCGACATCCACGTGGTGATCGTCACCACCTTCCATCTCGACGAGTACGTCCACGCGGCACTGCGGCACGGCGCCGCCGGGTTCATCCTCAAACGCTCCGGCCCCACTCTGCTCATCGAGGCCATCAGGGCCGCGATGAACGGCGATATGCTCATCAGCCCGCAGCTAACCGTCCGGCTGCTACGCCAACAGGGCCTGCCGCACGAGACACCGACCGTCGTCCTCACCGAGCGGGAAGACGACATCGTGGCACTGCTCGCGCACGGCAGGACCAACGCCGAGATCGCCGCGGAACTCTTCATCTCTCCGGGCACGGTCAAGAACCACATCGCGGCCATCCAGCGCAAGACCGGCGCCAGAAACCGCGTCGCCATCGCGGCCTGGGCATGGGCAACCGGCAGAGCCGAGCCCTGA